The Polaribacter sp. Q13 sequence TGAATGAAATGGCGAAGATGGAAATTGACGAAGCCAATGCTCGAATTCCTGAACTAGAAGATGAAATAAAAGTATTACTGATACCTAAAGATCCTGAAGATTCTAAAAATGCAGTTGTAGAATTGCGTGCAGGAGCAGGTGGTGATGAAGCGAGTATTTTTGCTGGAGATTTATTTAGAATGTACACAAAATACTGTGAAAGTAAAGGTTGGAAAGTTTCTACGGTAGATTATTCTGAAGGTACCAATGGTGGTTTTAAAGAAATTCAGTTTGAGGTTACAGGAAATGATGTGTATGGAATTTTAAAGTTTGAAGCTGGTGTGCATCGTGTACAAAGAGTTCCACAAACAGAAACACAAGGACGGGTGCATACATCTGCAGCTACGTGCATGGTTTTTCCTGAGGCGGAAGAGTTTGATGTGGAAATTAATCCAAAGGAAGTAAGAATTGATTTTTTCTGTTCTTCTGGTCCTGGTGGGCAATCTGTAAATACTACGTATTCTGCAGTGCGTTTAACACACATTCCTACTGGTTTGGTGGCACAATGTCAAGATCAAAAATCGCAACATAAAAACAAAGAAAAAGCATTTAAAGTACTACGTTCTCGTTTGTATGATATGGAATTAGCTAAGAAAAATGCTGAGGACGCTTTAAAACGTGGTTCTATGGTTTCTTCTGGAGATAGAAGTGCTAAGATTAGAACTTATAATTATGCGCAAGGTAGGGTTACAGACCATAGAATTGGTTTGTCTTTATATGATTTACCTAATATTATGAATGGTGATATTCAGAAAATTATTGATGAATTAATGTTGGCTGAAAATACTCAAAAATTAAAAGGATTAGGAGACGGAATATAGTTTTCTCAATTTATAAACATTAAACCTCAAAACTATGTTTTGAGGTTTTTTTTTCAATAATATTTATAACAATAAAAAGCGACTAAAGTTAAGATAAACTTTAATCGCTTTTAGTGTTCAATAAATATTTAAGAAATCTTAAACAATGTATATTTTGTTTGGGGGAAAGATTACTTACATTACAAATGTATGTCAGTAACACAAACCTCACAATACCCATTTATGGGGTTTTTTAGTTCACTGTTTTCAGTGAGTGCATTAACTTAAAAGGGGGAGAACTAAAATTATTTTTCTTATTAAATAATTAGGTAAACTTCTTATATCTTGAGTTTAGCAAGGTTTTACTTTATCTAAAGTATCTATTTTTACAGAGGTGTCTTAAAGATAAAAACTTAAAACAAAGTTTTTGGTTTTTATTTTTAGATTATAAATTTATAGCAAAAAAAAAAGCGATTAAAGTTTAGATAAACTATTAACCGCTTTTTGAGTAATTCAAATAACTAAGAAATCTTAAACAATGTATGTTTTGTTTGGGGGAAAGATTACTTACACTGCAAATGTATGGCAGTATTATATACTCCACAATACCCATTTATGGGGTTTTTTTAGTTCACCGTTTTCAGTGAGTAAGTCGACTGAAAAGGGGGTGATAAAAAATGTTTTGCATAAATATAATTCTTTAAACTTTTATTTTATAAGTATATTTTCAATTTAGTAAGTGACAATTATATTTATAGTTTGTTCTAAAGGATCTATTTTATAGAGTTGCGTTAAACGTAAAACCTCAAAACTATGTTTTGAGGTTTTTTTTCAATAGTATTTATAACAATAAAAAGCGACTAAAGTTAAGATAAACTTTAATCGCTTTTAGTGTTGAATAATTATTTAAGAAATCTTAAACAATGTATGTTATGTTTGGGGGAAAGATTACTTACGTTGCAAATGTATGGCAGTATTATACACTCCACAATACCCATTTATGGGGTTTTTTTAGTTCACCGTTTTCAGTGAGTAAGTCGACTGAAAAGGGGGTGATAAAAAATATTTTGCATAAATATAATTCTTTAAACTTTTATTTTATAAGTATATTTTAAATTTAATAAGTGACAATTATATTTATAGTTTGTTCTAAAGGATCTATTTTATAGAGTTGCGTTAAACGTAAAACCTCAAAACTATGTTTTGAGGTTTTTTTTAATAATATTTATAACAATAAAAAGCGATTAAAGTTAAACTTTAATCGCTTTTAGTTTTGAATAATTATTTAAGAAATCTTAAACAATGTATGTTTTGTTTGGGGGAAAGATTACTTACGTTACAAATGTAAGTTAGTAATACAAACCTCACAATACCCATTTATGGGGTTTTTTAGTTCACTGTTTTCAGTGATATTACTCACTGAAAACAGTTAGAACAATTTTTTATTTACCTAATATATGTAACTCAGTAAATTCTTTATCCATAAGTATAGATTGAGTATCTCCAAGTGTAACGTTATCTAAAGTTACCGGTACATTATCTATTTGTACAGAGGTGATTTCGAAAGGTAAATTATGAAAAACAATATTAAATTTAGTGTAACCTGCGTTAAAGTCTCCACGTTTGTGTTGTTGTATAATTAATTCTTCTTTTTTACCTGTTACCTTAAAAGTACGTAAACTAAATCTTCCTTTTTTATAGTCATACCCATCATGAGCATCATCGTATAATTTTGAAGACTCTTTACCTTCTTTATAATATAGGTCTAAAGTAATTTCATCAAATTCTTTTTCATCAACATATTGTTGTACAGGATATTTAGGGATTACTGCTCCTTCTTTTATAAAGATAGGCATGCTGTCTATGTCTGCATCTACCCACATTTCTTTTCCTCCTTGTACAAGTTCATCTGTCCAGAAATTATACCAGTTACCTCTAGGAACATACATTCTTCTTCCTTTAGCATTTGGTTCTTGTATTGGACAAACTAAAATTTGTTCTCCATATACAAATTCATCACTTCTGTGGTGTGTAGCTGTATCTTCTTGATCGTATAGAACTAAAGATTTTAAGATAGGTGTTCCGTCATTTATATAATTCCAAAAAGTAGTATATAAATAAGGTAATAATTGGTATCTAAGTTCAACGAATTTTCTTACGATATCTGTAATTTCATCACCAAAAACCCAAGGTTCTTGATCTCCATGATCTCCGGAAGAATGTACTCTACAAAAAGCATGAAATATTCCTAATTGAATCCAACGAGCAAATAATTCTCCTTGTGGTTGCTCTGCAAACCCACCAATGTCAGAACCAGCAAAAGAGAAACCAGACATGGCCATTCTTTGTGCTTGATTATTGGCAATTGCTAAGTGCTCCCATGTAGCAACATTATCTCCCATCCAGGTAGAGGTATATCTTTGTGCACCAGAATATGCAGATCTTGTAATAACAAAAGGTCTTTTTGGATATGCATATTTCTTTAAACCATGATACGTTGCACGTGCCATTTGAGTTCCGTAAATATTATGTGCCTTTCTATGAGAACAAGGGTTTCCATCAAAATCATGACGAACATCATCTGGAAAAGATTTGTTAGGAACATCCATCACGGCAGGTTCATTCATATCATTCCAAACACCTTTTACACCAATATCTTCTATTAATTCTTGGAATAAACCAGACCACCACTCTCTAACTTCTGGGTTTGTGTAATCTGGAAAATAACACTCACCAGGCCATACTTTACCTTTCATATAAGGTCCATCGGCACGTTTACAGAAATAATCTTTATCTAATGCTTCTTTAAAAACATCGTATTCTAAATCTATTTTAATTCCAGGATCGATAATTACTACGGTTTTAAAACCATCTTCTTCTAATTCTCTTACCATCCTTTTAGGATCTGGGAAATAGTTTTTATCCCAAGTAAAACAGCGGAAACCATCCATATAATCAATGTCTAAATAAATAGCATCGCAAGGTATTTTTAAATCTCTAAAAGTATTGGTAACTTCTTTTACGGTACTTTCTGGAAAATAACTCCATTTACATTGATGAAAACCTAAAGCCCATAATGGAGGTAACGCATGAGGTTTTCCTGTTAAATCTGTATAATTTTTAACTACATCTTCCATTTGAGGACCGTAGATAAAATAGTAATTCATTTCGCCTCCTTGTGCCCAAAAACTGGCTACATTTCTTCTTTCATGTGCAAAATCAAAATGAGATTTAAAAGTATTGTCAAAGAAAATACCGTAAGATTTACCTCCTTGTATAGCGGTGTAAAATGGTATTGCTTTGTAAATAGGGTCTGTATCCTTACCAAAAGCGTACGAATCTGTAGCAAAGTTTTCAAAACGTTTACCTTTTAAGTTTACATCTACGGGTTTGTCTCCTAACCCATAAAAACTTTCTGCTCTCTGGCAAGTTTTACTCATTTTTACGATGTCTCCACCATATTCATAGCTTTCTTCCCAATGAAAACCAATTTCATCTTCATTAATTAGTTTTAAGTCTAGGGCATCATAAAGTTTAACTTGTAAACTACTTTTTTCTACTCTACAGATTAATTTTGAAGTGGTAACTATATAATGAGTTTCGTCTTCTGTAACATCTAGAAAGTAATATCCTCTAGAAGCATGAATAGTAACTCCATAAGAAAAATCATTTTCAAATTTACCAGTTGTAGTGTATCTAAATCTTATAACACTATCTCTTACAACAGTAAGTTGTAAAATTACGTTGTTGGATGTTGTAAAATATAATGTATCTACATCTTTCTTGTAGCTTATTATTTCTGAAGGAAATAAGTTTCCTTTTTGTTCTAACTCGGTATTAACAATCATAATCTTGGTTGTTTATTTTGACTTGCAAAAGTCGTAAAAGTTTGTAAAACAGTCTTGTTTAAGATTGTTTTTATACTATTACGTATTCGTTTAATTTAGTTGTAAAAATATTGCTTATTTATTTAAAAATAATTAGAATACATTTTCTTTTTTAATTTGTGTATACTTTTCTTAAAGTCTTAAATATGAAGTCTTTTATTGTGAAGTTTAAAAAAATAAACCTCTTTTTTTATCAGAATACTAGATTGATAAAAAAAGAGGATTTGTAATATAATTTTATTTGTACTTGTAAGCAATCATACCCAAAGGAGGTAAATCTAATTCAATAGAATTCTTTCTATTATTCCATACTTTCTTCTCTGAAGTTAATTTTGTGTTCTTAAAGTTACCCGTTCCATTATATTTAGCAGCATCACTATTAAAAACCTCTTTTAAGGATCCTGCTTTTGGTAAACCTATTCTGTAGCCTTCTCTAGGAATAGGGGTTAAGTTTAAGATTACAATAATATTGTCTTTTTCATTTTCCCCTTTTCTAATATAAGATAATACAGAGTTTTCGTGGTCTCCATGATCTATCCATTCAAAACCTTCATGAGAAAATTGTTTTTCATGTAAAGCAGGTTCTTTTTTGTAAAATTTGTTTAGGTCTTTTACTAAATTCTGTGCTCCTTTGTGTACTTTATAATCTAATAAATGCCAATCTAAACTTCCGTCAAAATCCCATTCGCTTGTTTGTCCAAATTCAGCTCCTTGAAATAATAATTTTGTTCCAGGGTGCGTAAACATTAAACTATATAGCGTTCTTAAATTTGCAAATTTTTGCCATTCATCACCAGGCATTTTATCTACAATTGCTTTTTTACCATATACCACTTCATCATGAGAAAGAGGTAGCATAAAGTTTTCTGTAAAGGCATAATTTAAACTGAATGTTAAATCGTTTTGATGATGTTTTCTATAAATAGGCTCTTTTGCAAAATAATCTAAGGTATCATGCATCCAACCCATCATCCATTTCATTCCAAAACCTAAGCCGCCATCATAGATTGGTTTAGATACTTTTGGAAACGAAGTAGATTCTTCTGCAATAGTTTGCACATCAGGGAAAGCTTCATAAACAGCCGTATTCATTTCTTTAATGAAGTTAATTGCATCTAAGTTTTCTCTTCCGCCAAACTCATTTGGTTCCCATTCTCCTTCTTCTCTAGAATAATCTAAGAATAACATAGAAGCAACGGCATCTACTCTTAATCCGTCTGCATGATATTGGTCTAGCCAAAAGATTGCATTACTAATTAAAAATGCTTTTACTTCGTTTCTACCATAGTTAAAAATTAAACTTTTCCAATCTTGGTGATATCCTTTTCGTCTATCTGGATGCTCATATAAATGAGACCCATCAAAGTAGCCTAATCCATGATCGTCTGATGGAAAGTGGGAAGGAACCCAATCTAGTAAGACACCAACT is a genomic window containing:
- the glgB gene encoding 1,4-alpha-glucan branching protein GlgB translates to MAQTKVHSLFTEFDISLFQAGKHYRLYEKFGSHIITVDGVGGTYFAVWAPSAKSVAVIGDFNFWLEGEHHLNVRWDGSGIWEGFIPNIGKGAVYKYKIRSSNNDITTEKADPFARRCEHPPKTASEVWEDDYSWNDEKWMKTRKKNNALDAPFSVYEVHLGSWKKQIEEGRFLSYRELADDLVNYVAEMNFTHVEFMPIMEFPYDPSWGYQLTGYFAPTSRFGYPDEFKYLVDKFHEKGVGVLLDWVPSHFPSDDHGLGYFDGSHLYEHPDRRKGYHQDWKSLIFNYGRNEVKAFLISNAIFWLDQYHADGLRVDAVASMLFLDYSREEGEWEPNEFGGRENLDAINFIKEMNTAVYEAFPDVQTIAEESTSFPKVSKPIYDGGLGFGMKWMMGWMHDTLDYFAKEPIYRKHHQNDLTFSLNYAFTENFMLPLSHDEVVYGKKAIVDKMPGDEWQKFANLRTLYSLMFTHPGTKLLFQGAEFGQTSEWDFDGSLDWHLLDYKVHKGAQNLVKDLNKFYKKEPALHEKQFSHEGFEWIDHGDHENSVLSYIRKGENEKDNIIVILNLTPIPREGYRIGLPKAGSLKEVFNSDAAKYNGTGNFKNTKLTSEKKVWNNRKNSIELDLPPLGMIAYKYK
- the prfA gene encoding peptide chain release factor 1; amino-acid sequence: MLDKLRIVKQRYDEVSDLIIQPEIIMDQKRYAQLMKEYKDLGDVVKKGDEYKTLTNNIEEAKEILADGSDVEMNEMAKMEIDEANARIPELEDEIKVLLIPKDPEDSKNAVVELRAGAGGDEASIFAGDLFRMYTKYCESKGWKVSTVDYSEGTNGGFKEIQFEVTGNDVYGILKFEAGVHRVQRVPQTETQGRVHTSAATCMVFPEAEEFDVEINPKEVRIDFFCSSGPGGQSVNTTYSAVRLTHIPTGLVAQCQDQKSQHKNKEKAFKVLRSRLYDMELAKKNAEDALKRGSMVSSGDRSAKIRTYNYAQGRVTDHRIGLSLYDLPNIMNGDIQKIIDELMLAENTQKLKGLGDGI
- a CDS encoding glycoside hydrolase family 31 protein, translating into MIVNTELEQKGNLFPSEIISYKKDVDTLYFTTSNNVILQLTVVRDSVIRFRYTTTGKFENDFSYGVTIHASRGYYFLDVTEDETHYIVTTSKLICRVEKSSLQVKLYDALDLKLINEDEIGFHWEESYEYGGDIVKMSKTCQRAESFYGLGDKPVDVNLKGKRFENFATDSYAFGKDTDPIYKAIPFYTAIQGGKSYGIFFDNTFKSHFDFAHERRNVASFWAQGGEMNYYFIYGPQMEDVVKNYTDLTGKPHALPPLWALGFHQCKWSYFPESTVKEVTNTFRDLKIPCDAIYLDIDYMDGFRCFTWDKNYFPDPKRMVRELEEDGFKTVVIIDPGIKIDLEYDVFKEALDKDYFCKRADGPYMKGKVWPGECYFPDYTNPEVREWWSGLFQELIEDIGVKGVWNDMNEPAVMDVPNKSFPDDVRHDFDGNPCSHRKAHNIYGTQMARATYHGLKKYAYPKRPFVITRSAYSGAQRYTSTWMGDNVATWEHLAIANNQAQRMAMSGFSFAGSDIGGFAEQPQGELFARWIQLGIFHAFCRVHSSGDHGDQEPWVFGDEITDIVRKFVELRYQLLPYLYTTFWNYINDGTPILKSLVLYDQEDTATHHRSDEFVYGEQILVCPIQEPNAKGRRMYVPRGNWYNFWTDELVQGGKEMWVDADIDSMPIFIKEGAVIPKYPVQQYVDEKEFDEITLDLYYKEGKESSKLYDDAHDGYDYKKGRFSLRTFKVTGKKEELIIQQHKRGDFNAGYTKFNIVFHNLPFEITSVQIDNVPVTLDNVTLGDTQSILMDKEFTELHILGK